One Pedomonas mirosovicensis genomic region harbors:
- a CDS encoding efflux transporter outer membrane subunit codes for MLMKHASLSLLTATVLLGGCSLAPDYNRPALPVPASLPADGASHPSAPPSSPSPRAVADIGWRDFFTEPRLESVIELALENNRDLRIALANVEQARALYRVERAGLVPSISADGTGTKQRLTQSQAALYGGDRTQETWSASIGAAWEIDLFGRIRNLSEAALEQFFATEENRKAAQISLVAETANAWLTLSADQAQLAVAEASLDAFKKTFDLTKARFEEGAGSAIDVRQAQTSYDAARAQVAALKAQVAQDRNALTLLAGTTVPADLLPAEGNARPATLVALPVGVDSGVLLQRPDVQAAEHQLIAANANIGAARAAFFPRISLTGLFGTASNDLSDLFKSGTGVWSFTPSISLPIFQGGANIANLRYSEATRDAAVANYEKAVQTAFREVADAIARRSTINEQLEAQESLAEAATDLYRMAEARYRLGAESFLTTLDAQRTQLSAQQSLITARLARDQNLVDLYRALGGGLN; via the coding sequence ATGCTTATGAAGCACGCCTCCCTTTCCCTGCTGACCGCAACGGTCTTGCTTGGCGGGTGCAGCCTTGCGCCGGATTACAACCGACCGGCTCTCCCTGTTCCCGCCTCCCTGCCAGCCGATGGTGCCTCCCACCCTTCCGCGCCGCCTTCCTCCCCCTCCCCCCGGGCGGTCGCGGACATCGGCTGGCGGGACTTCTTCACCGAGCCCCGCCTTGAATCGGTCATCGAACTGGCGCTCGAGAATAACCGCGACCTCAGGATCGCGCTGGCCAACGTGGAACAGGCCCGCGCCCTCTACCGGGTGGAGCGCGCCGGCCTCGTGCCCTCGATCTCCGCCGATGGCACCGGCACCAAGCAGCGGCTGACCCAATCCCAGGCTGCCCTTTATGGCGGCGACCGCACGCAGGAAACCTGGTCCGCCAGCATCGGCGCAGCGTGGGAGATCGACCTGTTCGGGCGCATCCGCAACCTGTCGGAAGCGGCGCTGGAGCAGTTCTTCGCCACGGAGGAGAACCGCAAGGCCGCCCAAATCAGCCTCGTCGCCGAGACCGCCAACGCCTGGCTGACGCTGTCGGCGGACCAGGCACAGCTGGCGGTGGCCGAGGCCTCGCTCGATGCCTTTAAAAAGACCTTTGATCTGACCAAGGCCCGCTTCGAGGAAGGCGCCGGCTCGGCCATCGACGTGCGACAGGCCCAGACCAGCTATGACGCCGCCCGCGCCCAGGTGGCGGCGCTGAAGGCGCAGGTCGCGCAGGACCGGAACGCCCTTACCCTGCTGGCGGGCACCACCGTTCCCGCCGACCTGCTGCCCGCCGAAGGCAACGCGCGGCCGGCAACGCTCGTTGCCCTGCCCGTAGGTGTTGACTCCGGCGTGCTGCTCCAGCGGCCGGACGTTCAGGCGGCCGAGCACCAGCTGATCGCGGCCAACGCCAACATCGGCGCGGCGCGGGCGGCCTTCTTCCCGCGCATCTCCCTGACCGGCCTGTTCGGCACGGCGAGCAACGACCTCTCCGACCTGTTCAAGAGCGGCACGGGCGTGTGGAGCTTCACGCCGTCCATCTCCCTGCCGATCTTCCAGGGCGGGGCGAACATCGCCAACCTGCGCTACAGCGAGGCGACCCGGGATGCGGCCGTCGCCAACTATGAAAAGGCCGTCCAGACCGCCTTCCGCGAGGTGGCGGACGCCATCGCCCGCCGCTCCACCATCAACGAGCAGCTGGAAGCGCAGGAGTCGCTGGCGGAAGCCGCCACCGACCTCTACCGCATGGCCGAAGCCCGCTACCGGCTGGGCGCCGAATCCTTCCTCACCACGCTGGACGCGCAGCGCACCCAGCTTTCCGCCCAGCAGAGCCTGATTACGGCCCGGCTGGCCCGCGACCAGAACCTCGTAGACCTCTATCGCGCCCTGGGCGGCGGCCTGAACTAA
- a CDS encoding efflux RND transporter permease subunit yields the protein MARFFIDRPIFAWVIAICVMIMGVLSILRLPVAQFPEIAPPSIKITAMYPGASAETLENTVTQVIEQQMKGLDGLRYMSSNSDSQGNAEITLTFEQGTDPDIAQVQVQNKLQLATPMLPQEVQQQGLQVAKATVNFLTVLAVYSDDPNKTSADLGDLIATRIQDPLSRVTGVGDTILFGTQYAMRVWLDPYKLQGYGLTTGDVKAAIRAQNAQVSAGQLGGRPSSPERALNATVTAQSRLTTPDQFRAIVLRTNPDGSTVRLSDVARVELDGERYDVTAKYNGKPSSAFAIRLAPGANALDTMEAVRERAEEIAVSLPSDVHIAYPYDTTPFVKASVEEVVKTLVEAVILVFLVMLLFLQNFRATLIPTIAVPVVLLGTFGVLALFGYSLNTLTLFGMVLAIGLLVDDAIVVVENVERIMAEEGLSPLEATRKSMGEISGALVGIAMVLSAVFVPMAFFSGSAGVIYRQFSITIVSSMILSVLVAMILTPALCATLLKPVAKGSHGKTTGFFGWFNRVFDKGTVKYEAGVKRTVRSSKRAFLLYGLLCAGLAVLFVRLPSGFLPEEDQGQVMISVQLPVGATAPRTQAVLDKVTDYLLTKETGSVKQALAINGFSFAGRGQNMGMVFVNLKEWSERPGAENTAQAVAGRVMGLMAAERDAMVFAFTPPAIIELGNATGFEFQLQNQGGVPREQFLAARNQLLGMAAQNPKLMAVRPNGLEDTPQLKIEVDNARAGAHGLAQADINDTITTALGGSYVDDFIDRGRVKKVYVQADEPFRQKPEDLNAWHVRGRGGEMTPFSAFATWHWTYGPARLERFNGMPSFQILGQPAPGTSSGEAMAAMEEMAAQLPQGIGFEWSGTSFEEQMSGNQALAMYALSILFVFLCLAALYESWSIPLAVILAAPLGIFGALVASTLTGLYNDIYFQVALLTVVGVSAKNAILIVEFAEAERKAGKPLLEAVVHAARLRLRPILMTSFAFIGGIIPLALSHGAGAGGQNAIGISVAGGMLAATLLAIFLVPLFFVGVTRLFQRRAAAKQDARVPVAAHPAE from the coding sequence ATGGCCCGCTTTTTCATTGATCGGCCCATCTTCGCATGGGTCATTGCCATCTGCGTCATGATCATGGGCGTGCTCTCGATCCTGCGGCTGCCCGTGGCGCAGTTCCCCGAGATCGCGCCGCCCAGCATCAAGATCACCGCCATGTATCCGGGGGCCTCCGCCGAGACGCTGGAGAACACGGTCACCCAGGTGATCGAGCAGCAGATGAAGGGCCTCGATGGCCTTCGCTACATGTCCTCCAACAGCGACTCCCAGGGCAACGCGGAAATCACCCTGACCTTCGAGCAGGGCACGGACCCGGACATCGCCCAGGTGCAGGTGCAGAACAAGCTGCAGCTGGCCACCCCCATGCTGCCGCAGGAAGTGCAGCAGCAGGGCCTGCAGGTCGCCAAGGCGACGGTGAACTTCCTCACCGTGCTCGCGGTCTATTCGGACGACCCGAACAAGACCTCCGCAGACCTGGGCGACCTCATCGCCACCCGCATCCAGGACCCCCTCAGCCGCGTGACGGGCGTCGGCGATACCATCCTGTTCGGCACCCAGTATGCCATGCGCGTGTGGCTCGACCCCTACAAGCTGCAGGGTTACGGGCTGACCACCGGCGACGTGAAGGCCGCCATCCGCGCCCAGAACGCGCAGGTCTCCGCCGGCCAGCTGGGCGGCCGCCCGTCCTCGCCCGAGCGGGCGCTGAACGCCACCGTCACCGCCCAGTCGCGCCTGACGACGCCAGACCAGTTCCGCGCCATCGTGCTGCGGACCAACCCGGACGGCTCCACCGTCCGCCTCTCCGACGTTGCGCGCGTGGAGCTGGACGGCGAGCGCTATGACGTCACCGCCAAGTACAACGGCAAGCCGTCGTCGGCCTTCGCCATCCGTCTCGCGCCGGGCGCCAACGCGCTCGACACCATGGAAGCGGTGCGGGAGCGGGCGGAGGAAATCGCCGTCTCCCTGCCGTCGGACGTTCACATCGCATACCCTTATGACACCACGCCGTTCGTGAAGGCGTCGGTGGAGGAAGTGGTGAAGACGCTGGTCGAGGCGGTCATCCTCGTCTTCCTGGTGATGCTGCTGTTCCTGCAGAATTTCCGGGCAACGCTGATCCCGACCATCGCCGTGCCCGTCGTCTTGCTCGGCACCTTCGGCGTGCTGGCGCTGTTTGGCTACTCCCTCAACACGCTGACCCTGTTCGGCATGGTGCTGGCCATCGGCCTCCTCGTCGACGATGCGATCGTCGTCGTCGAGAACGTCGAGCGCATCATGGCCGAGGAAGGGCTCTCCCCGCTGGAGGCGACCCGCAAGTCCATGGGCGAGATCAGCGGCGCGCTGGTCGGCATCGCCATGGTGCTGTCGGCGGTGTTCGTGCCCATGGCCTTCTTCTCCGGCTCGGCGGGCGTCATCTACCGGCAGTTCTCCATCACCATCGTCTCCTCGATGATCCTGTCGGTGCTGGTCGCGATGATCCTGACACCGGCGCTCTGCGCCACCCTGCTCAAGCCGGTCGCCAAGGGCTCGCACGGCAAGACCACCGGCTTCTTCGGCTGGTTCAACCGGGTGTTCGACAAGGGCACGGTGAAGTACGAGGCGGGCGTGAAGCGCACGGTGCGCTCCTCCAAGCGCGCCTTCCTGCTCTACGGCCTGCTGTGCGCCGGGCTTGCCGTCCTCTTCGTGCGCCTGCCCTCCGGCTTCCTGCCGGAAGAAGACCAGGGCCAGGTGATGATCTCGGTGCAGCTGCCGGTGGGCGCCACCGCGCCGCGCACCCAGGCTGTGCTCGACAAGGTGACCGACTACCTGCTCACCAAGGAGACGGGCAGCGTCAAGCAGGCGCTGGCCATCAACGGCTTCAGCTTCGCGGGCCGTGGCCAGAACATGGGCATGGTCTTCGTCAACCTGAAGGAGTGGTCCGAGCGCCCCGGCGCCGAGAACACCGCCCAGGCCGTCGCGGGCCGCGTGATGGGCCTCATGGCCGCCGAGCGCGACGCCATGGTCTTCGCCTTCACCCCGCCCGCCATCATCGAGCTGGGCAACGCCACCGGCTTCGAATTCCAGCTGCAAAACCAGGGCGGCGTGCCGCGCGAGCAGTTCCTCGCCGCCCGCAACCAGCTGCTGGGCATGGCCGCGCAGAACCCGAAGCTGATGGCCGTGCGCCCGAACGGCCTTGAGGACACGCCGCAGCTGAAGATCGAGGTGGACAACGCCCGCGCCGGGGCCCACGGCCTCGCCCAGGCGGATATCAACGACACCATCACGACCGCGCTCGGCGGCTCCTACGTCGATGACTTCATCGACCGCGGCCGCGTGAAGAAGGTCTATGTGCAGGCCGACGAGCCCTTCCGGCAGAAGCCGGAGGATCTGAACGCCTGGCACGTGCGCGGCAGGGGCGGCGAGATGACGCCCTTCTCCGCCTTTGCCACCTGGCACTGGACCTACGGCCCGGCGCGCCTGGAGCGCTTCAACGGCATGCCGTCGTTCCAGATCCTCGGCCAGCCGGCGCCCGGCACCAGCTCGGGCGAGGCCATGGCGGCAATGGAGGAGATGGCGGCCCAGCTGCCCCAGGGCATCGGCTTCGAATGGTCCGGCACCTCGTTCGAGGAACAGATGAGCGGCAACCAGGCACTGGCCATGTATGCGCTGTCGATCCTCTTCGTATTCTTGTGCCTTGCCGCGCTCTACGAAAGCTGGTCAATCCCGCTGGCGGTCATCCTGGCGGCTCCGCTCGGCATCTTCGGTGCCCTCGTCGCCTCCACCCTGACCGGGCTCTACAACGACATCTACTTCCAGGTGGCGCTGCTCACCGTGGTCGGCGTGTCGGCGAAGAACGCGATCCTGATCGTCGAGTTCGCCGAGGCCGAGCGCAAGGCGGGCAAGCCACTCCTCGAGGCGGTGGTGCACGCGGCACGGCTGCGCCTGCGCCCCATTCTGATGACGTCGTTCGCCTTCATCGGCGGCATCATCCCGCTCGCCCTCTCGCACGGCGCGGGCGCGGGCGGCCAGAACGCCATCGGCATCAGCGTCGCGGGCGGCATGCTGGCCGCAACGCTGCTCGCCATCTTCCTTGTGCCCCTGTTCTTCGTCGGGGTGACGCGGCTGTTCCAGCGTCGCGCCGCCGCGAAGCAGGACGCGCGGGTGCCGGTCGCCGCGCACCCCGCCGAGTAA
- a CDS encoding efflux RND transporter periplasmic adaptor subunit → MSRNAGKLALVLMLGTALAGCKTEQTAQNAPAPEVGVIVLKPESAALTSELPGRLTPYMVSDVRPQVGGIIQKRLFEEGSMVKKGQLLYQIDPAPYQAAYDQAVANLARAEATLKSTANRAGRYAELVKINAVSKQDAEDALAARDQAAAEVAAAKAAVQNARINLDYTRVEAPISGRIGRSTFTPGALVTAGQAEALATIQTLDPIYVDVTQSSTEMLQLREAFAQGSLKDGKDATANVDLILPNGARYGHRGTLKFSEVSVDPSSGTVVIRALVPNPDGTLLPGMYVKAVLTEGVDPNAILAPQEAISRDEKGNPVAMLVGKDGKVERRVVKTSRVIGNRWLITGGLAPGERLIVDGFQKIRPGVPVKTVAAAQAGAAPQAGSAPQAASR, encoded by the coding sequence ATGAGCCGGAATGCGGGCAAGCTGGCTCTTGTGCTGATGCTGGGTACGGCTCTTGCCGGTTGCAAAACCGAGCAGACGGCCCAGAACGCGCCCGCCCCTGAGGTTGGAGTGATTGTGCTGAAACCTGAGTCGGCCGCGCTCACCTCCGAGCTGCCGGGCCGCCTTACTCCCTACATGGTGTCTGACGTCCGTCCGCAGGTGGGCGGCATCATCCAGAAGCGCCTCTTCGAGGAGGGCAGCATGGTGAAGAAGGGCCAGCTGCTCTATCAGATCGACCCCGCGCCCTACCAGGCCGCGTATGACCAGGCCGTCGCCAACCTGGCCCGCGCCGAGGCGACGCTGAAGTCCACCGCCAACCGCGCCGGGCGCTATGCCGAGCTGGTGAAGATCAACGCCGTCAGCAAGCAGGATGCCGAGGACGCGCTTGCGGCCCGCGATCAGGCCGCCGCCGAGGTAGCCGCCGCCAAGGCCGCCGTTCAGAACGCGCGCATCAATCTTGATTACACCCGCGTCGAGGCGCCGATTTCCGGGCGCATCGGTCGCTCCACCTTCACGCCGGGCGCGCTGGTGACGGCGGGTCAGGCCGAGGCGCTGGCCACCATCCAGACGCTCGATCCCATCTACGTGGACGTCACCCAGTCCAGCACCGAGATGCTGCAGCTGCGGGAGGCCTTCGCCCAAGGCAGCCTGAAGGACGGCAAGGACGCCACCGCCAACGTGGACCTCATCCTGCCCAACGGAGCCCGCTATGGCCACCGGGGCACGCTCAAGTTCTCGGAAGTGTCGGTCGACCCCAGCTCGGGCACCGTCGTCATCCGCGCGCTTGTCCCCAATCCAGACGGCACGCTGCTGCCGGGCATGTACGTGAAGGCGGTGCTGACCGAAGGCGTCGATCCCAACGCCATCCTCGCGCCGCAGGAGGCCATCAGCCGCGATGAGAAGGGCAACCCCGTCGCCATGCTGGTGGGCAAGGACGGCAAGGTCGAGCGCCGTGTCGTCAAGACCTCGCGCGTCATCGGCAACCGCTGGCTCATCACCGGCGGTCTTGCGCCCGGCGAGCGCCTGATCGTGGACGGTTTCCAGAAGATCAGGCCGGGCGTGCCCGTAAAGACGGTCGCCGCCGCGCAAGCCGGCGCTGCGCCCCAGGCCGGTTCCGCGCCCCAAGCCGCCTCGAGGTAA
- a CDS encoding TetR/AcrR family transcriptional regulator, producing MDDMCKSARELRADQRRRQVLDAAGACFREEGFHGASMSRIAARADMSVGHIYRYFDSKDAIIIALVQRDCAQVEASLRRMIASAGNVETIITRLRKSIPWMLDRDRAAIFLEIHAEASRNPKIAAVLAELDRNFRGLMKELITRARRTRPGTPDIPDAKMELILLMLHGIAARITINPDIDPQVLMEGFEKVALSVLAPETLCAEPAAPRAS from the coding sequence ATGGACGACATGTGCAAGTCAGCAAGAGAGCTGCGGGCCGATCAACGGCGGCGCCAGGTGCTGGATGCGGCGGGCGCCTGTTTCCGGGAAGAAGGCTTTCACGGCGCGAGCATGAGCCGGATCGCGGCGCGCGCGGACATGAGCGTCGGCCACATCTACCGCTACTTCGACAGCAAGGACGCCATCATCATCGCGCTGGTGCAGCGGGACTGCGCCCAGGTGGAGGCCTCGCTGCGGCGCATGATCGCCTCCGCTGGCAATGTGGAGACGATTATCACCCGGCTTCGCAAGAGTATCCCCTGGATGCTGGACCGGGATCGCGCCGCCATCTTCCTCGAAATCCATGCCGAGGCCAGCCGCAACCCCAAGATCGCGGCGGTGCTGGCGGAGCTGGACCGCAACTTTCGCGGCCTGATGAAGGAACTCATCACGCGCGCCCGCCGCACCCGGCCAGGCACGCCGGACATTCCCGACGCCAAGATGGAGCTGATCCTTCTGATGCTGCACGGCATTGCGGCGCGCATCACCATCAACCCGGATATCGACCCTCAGGTTCTGATGGAAGGGTTCGAGAAGGTGGCGCTTTCCGTTCTCGCGCCGGAGACGCTATGCGCCGAGCCGGCGGCCCCCAGGGCTTCCTGA
- a CDS encoding site-2 protease family protein — protein sequence MGWSFAIGSVKGTVIRVHVTFLLFLLFIGFANLARGGAPAAAQSIVFILLLFLCVVLHEFGHVFTARRYGVQTPDVTLLPIGGVARLERVPEHPGQELLIALAGPAVNVVIAGVLFLALGGIRPAGGVDMTDPGAGMLYRLLAVNIFLAVFNLIPAFPMDGGRVLRALLAYKLGYARGTEIAAGVGQGVAFLFGIWGLVAGNALLVFIALFVFLGAVAEAQAVQLRMVGRGLLATDGMVRRFEALRAESSIADAADALIRTTQHEFPVVDDAGRLQGMLTRDCMVKALRRDGPTARVEAAMRTDIPTIQCRQSLEAATRLLQEKRVPAVGVTASDGRLVGYITAENVGEMIMLAPAREAHRPRPNPWAAGDGKAGPWG from the coding sequence ATGGGTTGGTCCTTCGCCATAGGCTCGGTCAAGGGCACGGTGATCCGCGTCCATGTTACCTTCCTGCTCTTCCTCCTCTTCATCGGCTTTGCCAATCTCGCGCGTGGCGGCGCGCCGGCGGCGGCGCAGAGCATCGTCTTTATCCTGCTGCTGTTTCTCTGCGTGGTGCTGCATGAGTTCGGCCATGTCTTCACCGCCCGCCGCTACGGCGTGCAGACGCCCGACGTCACGCTGCTGCCCATCGGCGGCGTGGCGCGGCTGGAGCGCGTGCCCGAGCATCCGGGCCAGGAGTTGCTGATCGCGCTGGCCGGACCGGCGGTGAACGTGGTCATCGCGGGGGTGCTGTTCCTGGCCCTGGGCGGCATCAGGCCAGCGGGTGGGGTCGACATGACCGATCCCGGCGCCGGCATGCTCTACCGCCTGCTCGCGGTGAATATCTTCCTCGCGGTATTCAACCTCATCCCCGCCTTCCCGATGGACGGCGGGCGGGTGCTGCGCGCGCTGCTCGCCTACAAGCTCGGCTATGCCCGCGGCACGGAAATCGCGGCCGGGGTCGGGCAGGGCGTGGCGTTCCTGTTCGGCATCTGGGGGCTGGTTGCCGGCAACGCGCTCCTGGTCTTCATCGCCCTGTTCGTTTTTCTGGGCGCGGTGGCCGAGGCGCAGGCGGTGCAGCTGCGGATGGTCGGGCGTGGCCTCCTGGCGACCGATGGCATGGTGAGGCGCTTCGAGGCGCTGCGCGCCGAGAGCAGCATCGCCGATGCGGCCGATGCGCTGATCCGCACGACGCAACACGAGTTTCCGGTGGTGGATGACGCCGGGCGGCTGCAAGGCATGCTGACGCGCGACTGCATGGTAAAGGCGCTGCGGAGAGACGGGCCCACTGCGCGCGTGGAGGCGGCGATGCGAACCGACATTCCCACCATCCAGTGTCGCCAGAGCCTGGAGGCGGCAACCCGGTTGCTGCAGGAAAAACGCGTGCCCGCCGTCGGCGTGACGGCAAGCGATGGGCGGCTTGTCGGTTATATCACCGCCGAGAATGTGGGTGAGATGATAATGCTCGCCCCGGCGCGGGAAGCCCACCGCCCCCGGCCCAACCCCTGGGCCGCCGGCGATGGCAAGGCAGGGCCCTGGGGGTAG
- the pyrC gene encoding dihydroorotase: protein MDRITLTQPDDWHLHVRDGDALRAVLPYSARQFGRAIIMPNLVPPVTTTEQALAYRERILAALPEGSTFQPLMTLYLTDNTPPEEIARAKASGHIYAVKLYPAGATTNSASGVTDIRRCDETLAAMAEAGLPLLVHGEVTDPDVDIFDREAVFIDRVLAPLLARLPNLKVVMEHITTGEAAQFVAQGPDNLAATITAHHLLFNRNDMLVGGIRPHFFCLPILKRDDHRRALVEAATSGNPKFFLGTDSAPHARKAKEAACGCAGSYTAPTALELYATAFDEAGMLDKLEGFASHFGPDFYGLPRNQRTVTLVREDWRVPTTLPYLDDVIIPLKGGETLGWRMVEAG from the coding sequence ATGGACCGGATCACCCTCACCCAACCGGACGACTGGCACCTCCACGTGCGCGACGGCGATGCTTTGCGCGCTGTGCTGCCCTACTCCGCCCGCCAGTTCGGCCGGGCCATCATCATGCCGAACCTGGTGCCGCCGGTGACGACGACCGAGCAGGCGCTCGCCTACCGCGAGCGGATTCTGGCCGCCCTGCCGGAAGGGAGCACCTTCCAGCCGTTGATGACGCTCTACCTCACCGACAACACGCCGCCAGAGGAGATCGCGCGGGCCAAGGCCAGCGGCCACATCTATGCGGTGAAGCTGTACCCGGCGGGGGCGACCACCAATTCCGCCTCCGGCGTCACCGACATCCGCCGCTGCGACGAAACGCTGGCAGCAATGGCGGAGGCGGGCCTGCCGCTCCTCGTCCATGGCGAGGTGACCGACCCCGATGTCGACATTTTCGACCGCGAGGCGGTGTTCATCGACCGGGTGCTCGCCCCCCTGCTCGCGCGCCTGCCGAACCTGAAGGTGGTGATGGAGCATATCACGACCGGCGAGGCTGCCCAGTTCGTGGCGCAGGGGCCGGATAATCTCGCCGCCACCATCACGGCCCATCACCTGCTGTTCAACCGCAACGACATGCTGGTGGGCGGCATTCGCCCGCACTTCTTCTGCCTGCCGATCCTGAAGCGGGACGACCACCGCCGCGCGCTGGTGGAAGCGGCGACCTCCGGCAACCCCAAGTTCTTCCTCGGCACGGACAGCGCGCCCCACGCCCGCAAGGCCAAGGAAGCCGCCTGCGGCTGCGCCGGCTCCTACACCGCGCCGACCGCGCTGGAGCTCTACGCTACCGCCTTCGACGAGGCCGGGATGTTGGACAAGCTGGAAGGGTTTGCCAGCCACTTCGGGCCGGACTTCTACGGCCTGCCGCGCAACCAGCGCACAGTGACGCTGGTGCGGGAAGACTGGCGCGTGCCCACCACCCTGCCCTACCTCGACGATGTCATCATCCCGCTCAAAGGCGGCGAGACGCTCGGCTGGCGCATGGTCGAGGCGGGCTAA
- a CDS encoding CaiB/BaiF CoA transferase family protein → MRKRSGPLAGLKVIEFAGLGPGPFCGMLLADLGAEVVQIDRPGGAMAAFAVSDHRRNILNRGKRSVVLDLKKLEELEIALKLVDRADGVIEANRAGVAERLGIGPDVCLARNPRLVYGRVTGWGQTGPLADWAGHDINYIALAGALHVCGREGEKPAIPQNFVADMGGGGLYLAFGMLAALLEARQSGKGQVVDAAMIEGVALQLSAVLALRAFGAIDDRRGTGPIGGGAHFYEVYETKDGQHLAVGAIEPQFYRTFLKEAGLDDPIFEAQWDRARWPMLKEQVAARLKERTRDDWVATFSSEACVAPVLSLAEVDQHPHMAARGVFFHDGEVMQPAPGPRFSRTPGAVSAPPSRPGEDTQDVLRDWGILI, encoded by the coding sequence ATGAGAAAGCGCAGCGGGCCGCTGGCGGGCCTTAAGGTCATTGAGTTCGCAGGGCTCGGCCCAGGGCCATTCTGCGGCATGCTGCTGGCGGACCTGGGCGCCGAGGTGGTGCAGATCGACCGGCCCGGCGGGGCTATGGCCGCCTTTGCCGTTTCCGACCACCGCCGCAACATCCTCAACCGGGGCAAGCGCTCGGTGGTGCTGGACCTGAAGAAATTGGAGGAGCTTGAGATCGCCCTCAAACTGGTCGATCGCGCCGATGGGGTGATCGAGGCCAACCGGGCGGGCGTCGCCGAGCGGCTGGGCATCGGGCCCGACGTGTGTTTGGCCCGTAACCCGAGGCTGGTCTACGGCCGCGTGACCGGCTGGGGGCAGACCGGGCCGCTGGCCGACTGGGCGGGCCACGACATCAATTACATAGCCCTTGCGGGCGCGCTGCATGTGTGCGGGCGGGAAGGGGAGAAGCCTGCCATTCCCCAGAACTTCGTGGCGGACATGGGCGGCGGCGGGCTCTACCTCGCCTTCGGCATGCTGGCGGCGCTGCTGGAGGCCCGGCAATCGGGCAAGGGGCAGGTGGTGGACGCGGCGATGATCGAGGGGGTGGCGCTCCAGCTCTCCGCCGTGCTCGCGTTGCGCGCGTTCGGCGCGATAGACGACCGGCGCGGCACGGGGCCGATCGGCGGCGGCGCGCATTTCTACGAGGTGTATGAGACGAAGGACGGGCAGCATCTCGCCGTCGGCGCGATCGAGCCCCAGTTCTACCGCACCTTCCTGAAGGAAGCTGGGCTCGATGACCCGATTTTCGAGGCCCAGTGGGACCGGGCGCGCTGGCCGATGCTGAAGGAGCAGGTGGCGGCGCGGCTGAAAGAGCGCACCCGCGACGATTGGGTGGCCACGTTCAGCAGCGAGGCCTGCGTTGCGCCGGTGCTCAGCCTCGCGGAGGTGGACCAGCACCCGCACATGGCGGCCCGAGGCGTGTTCTTCCATGACGGTGAAGTGATGCAGCCCGCGCCGGGCCCGCGCTTCAGCCGCACGCCGGGCGCAGTCTCCGCCCCGCCGTCTCGGCCGGGAGAGGACACGCAAGACGTGCTGAGGGACTGGGGCATACTAATCTGA